GCGCATTAAACATGACCGTCTGCAGCGTCGCTCCCAGCACATGCGAAAGCGCAAAGTTCATCTGGTTGTCGTACGCCTCGTCCACCGCCGTCAGGTGCTCCGCCGCCTTTTCCACAAGCGGCACAAGAATCAACCCGACAAACGCGTCTGAAACGTGCCGCTCAGTGACAAGATTGTGTATCTGATCCACCAGCGTGATGGCAATAACGGTCACGAGCGCGATGGATACCGCCAGGGCGAGACAGCACTCCGTCAAGGTGAGCCGGTTGGAGTGGTGCGAGTACTTTGGGTTGTGTCTATCCTCATCCCTCGCCTCGTCGGCAACAAAGATGGCGTCGTAGATGCCGTGGTGGGTGTGGGCTTGGAAAAAGACATAGATCAAGTAGGCAATCAACAGCAAGACAGCCATCGATCGCGAGATTTCGATCGTTTTGCTGATGAGCTCCTCTTCGGGGAGTTTCCCGCTGTTGATCAGACTGTGATGAAAAACCGTCGGGATGGCCAGGCCGAAACCACTATTGTTAAATGTTAGCCCCTGTCTACCATCAACagtgaagaaaaaaaaaaaaaggggggaagaCATACGCAGTAAGCAATAACCCAGACCCAGCCTCACTAACAGCGTCACTAaaccccgtctcctccctcctcaaccccccgGCAAAAAAACACAGCcccaaacacaacaacatcGTCGCCAGCACACTCCCCAATATCGCCGCCTTGATCACCTGCACGTAATcgatccccccctccttctgctCCCTCGTGATCAAGACGATAAACATGATAATCTCCACCAAGCTCCCGAGCGTCGTCTCCACTAACACCCCCCAGACATGGGCGAACTTCCGTGACAGTTCCTGCCCGGCAAAACCGATAAGGTTCGCGCAGGGGACCATGGCTAGGTAagcgaggatgaagatgactaggtttgctgttggggagggggtgagggcaTAGCGGACTGCGATGGCGACGGGGACGACGGGCCAGAGGAAGTTGACCATCCGGGAGGCCCGGGAGGAGGACTGGTAGACTATGCGGAGGAAGTGAAAAGGGTGAATTCCTGAGCGGTGGGACTCGCCCGTGTGACGGATTTGGAGGGAGCGTTTTACTGCCTGGGCGGCAGTGCGGGTGCGGGAGAGTTTGAGACCtaggttgttgttgttgttgtggagggggagggcgccATTGTCTGGGAGGACCTCGCCTTGGGCGGTTGCGGtgcgggaggagggttgtcttgaggtcgaggtggaaaGGGTTGGTTTTTCctgggtgatggtgtgggagggggagggtttcatgtcgttgttggggttggtgatctcttgagggggaggtggttgatgaggtgggtgttgttgccctggttgggaggaggcggagagatACTGCTCTAGCAGCAGCGAGGTGACTTGTGTAGGTGCCAGCTCGGGTGTGTCGCTTCCTGGTGGTccccgtggtggtggggaagatGCCGACATGGTTGACCTGCTGGGCTGGATCTTGGTGACCTTCTAGAAGAGAAGCTTTACCCCAGATTTCGGGGCGATCAACGTTGCGATCTGGGTCTAGCCTAGATCTGACCAGTTGTATCCAAGTGACAGTAGTAGCACAGATAAGATAGAAGAAATGTAGAAATCCAAAAAGAAGCGGACAATCTGATTGTGAAATAAAAGTGACTGAGGAATAATTCAGGGGTAACAAAAAGTTGAAACCACAACGGGGACGGCCCGCTACTTAGTTGCGTCGGGTCTCTCTCGTCCCGTTCGTCTCTcgtgcttggtggtggtagttaCGGAGTCTTAATTACACGGCAGGCAGGTACGAATGCAACCAAGAACTCCGAGTCTTGGGGAACATGGTTAAGCCGGCTTGGTGTTGGTACTTTTTTTCTGGAgaaccccccccaaaaaaaaagagaggcCCAAAAAAGAAGCCTTCAGCGAATGGGCGGCACAGAGCTTCATTAATACCCAATCTATGTCTTGGCTTCATGTTTCAGGAGTTCAAAAACGGGCATATCAGTTGGTTGGTCGCCCGTTCTAGGCCAGCTGGAGACTCCAACACATGTTTGTCTTGCACAACCGTGATATCACCGCTCATGTCGTGCCCTGTGCCCGCTTTCTTGCGCCGTGATGGCTGTGCTGTTGTGCCCCGCGTCTGTGGTTCATTACCTCGCCGTAATCGAAGACATTCGGCGGTTCGAGACCGGCAAGTTGTGTCGTGTCTGTCCTCGGCTGCTCTGTTAACATCCGCCACGTTGAATTAAGCTCTCCCCCTAACAGCGGGACGTCCCTCAAACTGTCAGGGTAATCAGGGGTCATCCCATCCGTCCCTTTGAAGTTGGGGCAATGTGCCAATAGCTGGGCAGACAAGTAGCTCTCGAGTGCTGTCTCTGTTTGCACCGCACGTTTTGAGATGGTTCGCTCTCGGGCAAAGGGACACCTTTTTATATCTTCTCAGAGATAATTCATAAATCAATGCTGGATAACATCCAAAATTATACATCCACCTCTGAAACCACCCCGAAATtcgcccccaccaccaccaacagcgCCCCCCCTCGTGCACAGACCTTTCACTCTCGCTCCCCGATTTGCAAAGGTGCACAGGCCACTTGGAAATGGGTATATAATCTCGGCCACCCAGCCAGTTTTTgtatatttttttttttctcttttctttcttcgcCCTTCGGGGCATTTGGTCAATTTGAAACGATACAGAGAAGATTAGCATGGCCCCTGCACTAAGGATGACACGCTACTCAAAGAGACGCTACCAATTTTTTCACTGTAATCGCTGCCTTCAAGGTGCGATATGGGGAAGAGATCTTATTTTCGGAGACGCGCTTGATGCTTATGGTGTTTGTCTGGTTGATGTCACTGCATTTCGTGTTGATTTACAGGAGTCCAGGCCCTTGCATCATCATTTGGTACAATGTGTCGATAGAGTTGAAGCCCTGTAGTTGTGAGACATACTCGTCTTCCGCGTCGCTGCGGCTCGCACGACATTACAACTTTGCCACTCTCGTTGTCGAAGCAATCGGGACAATTACTCTCTGAGACCGGTTGCCTATCTCCTCTGCTCGTAAAGAGACGACCAGAACACCAATAGAACAAATAATTAATCAGAGATCTCTATTTATTTTGGTTCCCTATTTTGACCCAGActaaaaaggaaaaaaataGTCCCATAGAACAGCAACtaaaaacaccaaaaaaaaaaaaaaaaaaaaaaaagcaaacaccAAAGCCGGCTAGCCATCTATAGCCAGATGCATGACCAAATCCTCTCAATCAgatgtcctcctcttccttgatcttgacgtCAATGCACTCCTCAATTCGCTCCTCCTTGACACCCACCGCAGTCGCAACGACAATGCTTCCACCGTCCTCCTTGTTGATGTCCACAGAGGTCACCTCCTGCTTGTTATCCTCGGAAACCTCCACCTTCTAAGCAGtagcctccttgacctcctccttcacctccttaGCAGCAGGCGCATCGGGGACCTCAACGTCCTccgccttcacctcctccccctcctccccctcctgcttgacctcctcagcatccttcatctcctcatccactacctcccccttcttctccttgaggtcctcctccggcagctGCTTCTTAATCCCCATATTAATAATAGGCGTGGTATCATTATAAATCCGCAACAGCATCGCGCTCCTGTCCTCCTTGGGCAGCATCAGGTTCAGGCTGTGGAAGCTCTTCCACAACGGCAGAGCCATGTGCTCGTTAAAGTCCTCGTCTGTTGGGTCTTCCGGCTCGACTCTGAGAACACAGCAGCCCAGACCGATATCCCGGACCCTCTCGCCAATCTCCTCAAGCTTCTTGTACTCGTCCCCGGCAATCTTGGGGAACATCTCGATCAAGAGCTTCTTGAgcgtctccttcttcttgagaacGACCACTCTCTCCTCGCCGATGTAGCCGTGAAGAATGGGCATGCCCTCCGACTGAATACGCCATCTGCAGACCTCGGCCGAGGGGGCATCCTGCTTGACAAACATTTTCACACCACCGTGCACAAACTTGACCTGGCGGCCTTCGTTCAGAGACAAAATGTCACGGACAAGGGCAGAGGTGTAGTAGATGGCCTTGGCGGGCTCGCCCATGGCGTTGCGCACCATGTACCGATCGGTGGGGAAGCGATCTGAGATCTTGTAAAACTTGGTGACGTCCTTGATGACCTCGTGATCGGGAGAGAGGTACTTGAACGGCTCCTCGTATGGACCCATACCTTGTCTGACCTTGCGATCGGGCACCGCCTCAGTAGTAGTGGCAGGAGTGGCAACAGCGGGGGTGGTCGACTCGGAAGgctgctcctcagccttgactTCGTCCTCGGGGGCTTCTTCAGTCTTGGTGACCTCAggctcggcctccttgagctcctcagCCGCGACGACCTCAGCAGCGACTCCAGGGACGGGTTCCGGAACAGGAGCAGAGAGCTCCTCGACTGGGGTAATCTCATCCTGGACGgtctcctcttcaaccttgagcttcttgacgcTGGAgtcatccttctcctcgtcctcctcctccagggGCCTCTTGGTAGCGCCGCTGGACTGGCCATTAGTCCTGGCCACAGGAGGCTGCTTTCTGTTTTCCTCGGGCTTTGCCTTgaactcggccttcttgtGGAGAGCAGTGATGAAGAAGCCACCGGTATCCTGCTGGTGGGGATAGACACGCATGCAGCGGTCGAGAGGGAGGTCAGCACAGTCGCTGCCCTCGGCAGGGGGGAACATGGACTCGACGAGACGGCTGGGAGTGACACCATCCTCGGTGGACTTGGTGtactcctcgacctcctgcCATGTGTTCCACAAGCGCTCAGACTTGTCCATGATCTGCCACTTCCTCATGCCGGGCTTGCGCTGGAGACCAGGAAGCTCATTGCTGCAGTCGAGGATTTCAATCTTGTCGGGACCGCCGCATCTCTCAATGGCAGCGGCAACAACGGACTCGTTCTCGACGGGGTTCATGGAGCAGGTCGAGTAGACGACCCGACCCCCTGGCTTGAGCATCTGCAGGGCACGGACGAGAATGCGGACCTGGGTAAGATGGAGACCCAAAGCACTGCCGGGGGTCCAGTCCTTCCAGAGGTTGACATTCTTGCGAAGGGTGCCGTCACCGGAGCAGGGGACATCGGCAAGAATGCGGTCAAACTTCAGGTAGTTGGGCTTTGTTGGGTTCTCGGGGTTGGGAATTCTGAGGGCAGGATACATGGTGGCGTCATGGTTGGTGACGATCATGTTGGGCGATGAGAGACGTTTAAGCTGGTGGATAAGCATGTGGCTGCGCTTGTAATCGGCATCGTTGGCGATGAGCATGCCGGTGGCTCTGCCGTCGTCGCTGGGGTCGGCCTCGAGTCTGGCGGCCTCGTCCTCCTGCTTGTCCTCGGACTTGACGGCACCGTTGGCGTCGCCAGAAAAGCCGCTGATGACCTGGCGGATACGGGACTCCTCGCCGCGGTGAATCATCTCGAGAAGCTGAGCAGCCTTGCTACCGGGAGCAGCGCAAAGATCGAGCACAGTCATGCCGGGCTTGAGGTCCATGAGCAGAGGGGGGATCATGGAGACAACCTCCTGTCTGCTAATGTTGCCGACACTGGTCTCGGACACCAAGAAGCGCTGGAACTTGGCGAAGGGAGGGAATTTGCGAACAACGTTCTTGGGGGTGGTCATCATCCAGGCAAGGTCGTCGGGGTACCAAGGCACAACCTTGGGGGCTTCGACAATGACACCATCGTGGGTGATGCTTGTGATCTCGGGGATGTATCTCGTCTGAAGGAGGCGCTTAACGGCCAGGGCGTGTCTATTGTTTTCATGTTAGTGTCAAAGCAACAGTTGAGCTTCAAAAGAAAGTCGGCTGTGTATGTACCCTTTGGAGCCAGCGAAGCGGAAACTGTTAGGAAGCTCCCTCCGGTAAGCGGCCCAGAAGGCAGTCTGCTCGTCCTCGGGCAGGTCCTTCAAGAGGGTGTTGTAGTAGGTCTCGagcttcttgttctccttgaCGACCTCGGGGTATGTCTGGTAGGGACGGTGACCATCGcggcctcctccacggcTACCACCGCGACCTCCGcgaccaccacggccgccgCCTCGTTTGCCCTTATAAATATTAGCATACTTGGACAGAAaagatgatggagaggtggtgaAAAGGAGGGCCGACGTCTGGAAGAAGGGAGCGCATACCCTGTTTCCGCGACCCATAGTCAGTATCTGTCGCAATTGGGGGAGCGTTTGGTTGTCTGGATAGTTGCAATGCGCTCCAATCGCATCAATTCAACTGTTTCCAGTGcacgaagaaaaaaaaatatgcGGGCGCGCGACTGTCTGAAAGCTTCAATGTGGGGGCGGGGACAATCTAATCTTTTTGGTGGAGTCACCAGCCAAGGCTCGGTGCCAAGATATCGAAGAACGATCCGAGGATTCCCCATTCAGGGGGCCAGAGTAACGACTTCAAGATGCAATTTGCTTTGACATTCTCATTTCCTTATATTCTCTGTATATTTGATTTTACACTATTATACATGGCGTTCCAGTCCATAGCTAGTTTGGGACAGAACAAAGCTAGCTCATCCACAGCTATCTCGGAATTTACCAAGAAATACAAGCTCGATATTGACTTCGAGACAGAGCCTCGGCCGAACACGGAGATCGATCAtgtctcccctcctccccgtcatACTTGTTCACCTACCCAGAACAACCAGGTCCCTGCTTGTATGGCCATGTGTGAGGGCTGGTCTCTGCTGTGCTGCCATAACCCCAGCCGATTGGTAATCGTGGTGCAGCATGATCCGACATGAGTAACCATAGATGTTCATAAGCTATGCGTCTCGAATACCTGGCTAAGTTCACCCATCGAGCAAACCAACTGTCCAATGGATAACCCTGTCTACACCGTGGCCGTTGATGGCGCTGACGGGAATGGCAGCGCAGTCCTTGATCCACGCTCCCTCGACACCACTGGGGTGAGGCTCATCGCCGCGAGTGACAGCGGCAAGATAGTCTCTCAGTTCGGCAAAGTTTTCCTGCGCACCTGGCAGGTCGCCTTTGGTGGCCACCACAAACCATGGCTTGCCTGCGATGTGAAGACCAGCGCCAGCAGTGGTTGTCTTGGCGACACCAGAACTTGTCCAGAAGTCGCTTTGCATAGTCTCTCCGGCCGACGCGCTCCAGTCAATGGCGGCCTCGCGCTCCCGTTGCtgttcctcttcctccctcatctGTGCATATAAGCCAACCTCGAGCCACAAGGCCTTGAGTGCTTCGACTGCGTTGCCATTTCCAAGATCGATGACAAACGCAAGCACGCCGGCCCGCTCAACATGACGCAGGAAAGCAATTCCAAGTCCCCTGTCCAAGTGAGCTCCCTCAATTAATCCGGGAATATCGGCGATGGTGAACTTGGTTCGCTGTTGAAGTTCCGGTTCGGCGGGTTCGGCCCAAGGGTCGTCCGATACGTCTTCTGCAGTTACTTTGAAACTTTTCACCATCGGTCGACCCTTGTTGTTATCGAGGACAACTGTGCCGATGTTTGGCTGAAGCGTCGTGAAAGCCCAGTTCCCCACGCGAGCGCGACTGTTGGTAACGGCGCGCAAGAGAGTGCTCTTTCCGGCGTTTGGCAATCCTACCAAGCCGACATCTGCCAACAACTTGAGTTCCATCTCGATTTCCATCGTCATGGCATTCTCACCCCGCGTCGCAAACATGGGCTTGCGCAGGTTCTTGGACACGAAATGTGGGTTCCCAAGTCCACCAAGGCCTCCTGCTGCCAAGAGAATGGGACGAGGTGTCGGTCGAGAGAGGTCCAGATAGACAGGTGCCTTTGGTTGTTTCAGAAGCCGATCGCGAATTGGCAGATCAGGTAGCTCAACCCGTTTGCGTTCCGAAGATGACATGCCGGGATACAGAATCCATTTCTTCCTATCCGGGTCTTCAATCGGctctccatcctcatccatctccactGCAACAGGGTCCCGCCTTCTTTTCCGGCGCTTCTTGGTCAAATATTCCTCCACAGCTTCTGGGTCGTCACGGGAGATCTCTCGAACGACGGTGCCGACTGGAACGCTGAGAATCACGTCCTCTCCACGCTGACCGCCTTTTGCGCTTCCCTGGCCACTCTTTCCCCTCCCAGCGCGCGCAAATTTTCTCCGCGCCAACTTGTGTAGCGATGTTTCGCTGTGCACTGCTTGGATGTAGATACTCCCGCCGtgtcctccatcaccaccattggGAGGCCCGTCCGCCATATATGCCTCGCGCAAGAATGAAATACAGCCATGTCCGCCGGGTCCAGCATGAAGAGTCAGTTTGGCCTTGTCGGCAAAGTTGGGCATCGAGTAGTCGTCGGGAGAGGGGTTCAGACGAGTCGTCGCATATTCAATGTCGTCCtgtgctggtgctgagggGTCAGTGCTTGCGTGTCGCCTGCCATGGACGGCCAGGTTGAAGCGCGAGATGTGGCTTCCATTAGGCCCAAATATCGATGGGTAAAGAAAGGGAAGAAACACCCGCGGGCCTCGAGAGCCCCGGCAGGCCATTGTGAGAGAAATGAGAGACAAAAatggttgaagatgttgctgctgtttggCCCCTGTTCAGATAATTTTGAACAGGGGTCCTTGGGGATGGGACCGATAAGATAGCGATGGAATTACCCCATGGTGTGCTAGACAAGCAACCCCTGTCCGGCAGTGGCTGTTGTCACCCGCCACAGCACGTACCACCTGGGGCTTTGAAGCCGAGCGTGGGAGCGGCTTTCTGCGTCCTTTTAGACTCCAACGGTCAAACGTCCAACGTCGATGTTGAATGTAAAGATATGAGACATATCCAATGCCTCACTTCTTGGTCAATTGCCTTCTACATGACGTCTACTTATACTCTCTCGTCAAAGAGAGACGCGCTCAAGGCCCTTGTCCCCTCCCCGCGTCGTGTTCCAGTCTGTCATGCGGGTGCTCGTCTTTGGCGTCACGCTGGGCTGGGCTTTCATTTGCTGGACCCGAGCCTGCATTGCTGCATCTGCGTCGACGGCTGGCCCTCCCCGTTGGCAGCATCAAACATGCGGTCAGCATCCGAGACGTGGGTAGTATAGTGCCCCAGAAGTGTCGTTCGTTCGTTCTGCTCAGTTGAGCCATTCCCAGTCCCAAGGCATTGAAGCGTTTTCCAGCCTCTGGTACCCCGTCTTTTGCCCGCCAATCCCGTCGTTGAGCCGCCATTGACCCCCCATGCAGCCGGGCGAGACAGGAGACACTACCACCGAGCACCGTCTTCGCCGCCcgtttgctttttttcttattaatattGGATTTTATTTTTCTGTTTTGTGGCACTCCCCAGATTGTCCTACAAGACACACGAGTTCTTCTGGACTTGAATCTTTCTTCAAGTCTCTACTGGCCACCTCAATAATACATAACAAATACCGCCGGATCACCCAGTGGTCATTCGGGAAGCGATCTCTCCATATTCCCTCGTCCCggctccaccatctccgcttcacccctctcctcatcccctcGTCCCCTCGTCCGCTCTCTCGCCGTGGTACATCTTGTCACCCCCTCTTTTGCCCCCAGCAGCGTTTTCTGCTGCTACCATTCGAGCCACTCTGCTTCTCTTACTATACTCCGTCTCGGTATCGTGATTAACAAACGGGAACAAGCCAGCCACGCTACTCTGTGCTGGTCCCGCTTCTTTGCGATCATCGCGTGTCGGGATTGGGCTGAACAGGCATTGGGCATCTGCAAGAGCTGCAGACGACTTGCTGCCATACGTCCGCATTCGAGCCACGACACAGATTCCAGACTAAACGTGGTTAAGCCCGCCTTGGTTTGTGTGTGAGCGAGCCAGCGATCCAGCCCTCGCCCaactccatcttctcctcctgctgcaaCCTCGGCCACAATCCACCAAAGAGAGCCTCTCCTCTctgcctccccttctcccaaacACGAACGACGTGGTTCTGTCCGTCACTGAGCACCCAGGAAAGGTCCCCCAGAATGTGAGTTCTCCGTACAGTCCAGTCCGTACACGCCGTCCAGTCCAGCTCAGCTCACACGCAGATACCCAGACGCTCACGACGCACCATCTATCTGCTTGCTGCAGCTTGAGCATTCGTGGACTGCTTGTTGCTTGCTGCTTGCAGTCAGTCTATTCCCATCGCCGCCCGCCCCGAGTGTGTGTGAGCGTCCTCCTCTCTCCAGGTCAGTTGTTGTTCACCCAGTCTCTCGTCCATTCACGCCCTCTTTGTCCCCCGgtccccctctcccaacctGAGCCTCATCGCTGCCCGTCAGGTGCTGCGTGTTCCTTATCTTCTGGACTGGAAACATCTCCCCGCCCGGCTGATCTTCTctcccatcttctccatATCATCTCTTGTTATTCTGGGCAGGACCCCAGAGCACAGCTGTTTCATGACCATAGATCATGAGACTGTGTACTTTTGTGTATCATCACCTTGACTTGAAAGCCTCAGACGGGCACCTTCCCCAtgaaccaccaaccaccaccacaccgaGACATTTCCAACGGTCAAGCACTAAACATGTATTCCAGAGACTACAattacaacaacaacaacaacaacaacaacacctcccccaacaccaaatCCTCCCGCAAAGGGGTGATCAGGATGGATCCCGATTGTGCCATTTGCCACGCCCCGGCTTCTCACGCCTGCGAGTGTGAGGCCAAGGGTCTGGAGGTGGCGGTCCGGCAAGCCGAGGCCCGTA
The window above is part of the Podospora bellae-mahoneyi strain CBS 112042 chromosome 3, whole genome shotgun sequence genome. Proteins encoded here:
- the MTG2 gene encoding GTPase of the mitochondrial inner membrane that associates with the large ribosomal subunit (EggNog:ENOG503NXIX; COG:S), with amino-acid sequence MACRGSRGPRVFLPFLYPSIFGPNGSHISRFNLAVHGRRHASTDPSAPAQDDIEYATTRLNPSPDDYSMPNFADKAKLTLHAGPGGHGCISFLREAYMADGPPNGGDGGHGGSIYIQAVHSETSLHKLARRKFARAGRGKSGQGSAKGGQRGEDVILSVPVGTVVREISRDDPEAVEEYLTKKRRKRRRDPVAVEMDEDGEPIEDPDRKKWILYPGMSSSERKRVELPDLPIRDRLLKQPKAPVYLDLSRPTPRPILLAAGGLGGLGNPHFVSKNLRKPMFATRGENAMTMEIEMELKLLADVGLVGLPNAGKSTLLRAVTNSRARVGNWAFTTLQPNIGTVVLDNNKGRPMVKSFKVTAEDVSDDPWAEPAEPELQQRTKFTIADIPGLIEGAHLDRGLGIAFLRHVERAGVLAFVIDLGNGNAVEALKALWLEVGLYAQMREEEEQQREREAAIDWSASAGETMQSDFWTSSGVAKTTTAGAGLHIAGKPWFVVATKGDLPGAQENFAELRDYLAAVTRGDEPHPSGVEGAWIKDCAAIPVSAINGHGVDRVIHWTVGLLDG
- a CDS encoding hypothetical protein (COG:P; EggNog:ENOG503NUMR); protein product: MSASSPPPRGPPGSDTPELAPTQVTSLLLEQYLSASSQPGQQHPPHQPPPPQEITNPNNDMKPSPSHTITQEKPTLSTSTSRQPSSRTATAQGEVLPDNGALPLHNNNNNLGLKLSRTRTAAQAVKRSLQIRHTGESHRSGIHPFHFLRIVYQSSSRASRMVNFLWPVVPVAIAVRYALTPSPTANLVIFILAYLAMVPCANLIGFAGQELSRKFAHVWGVLVETTLGSLVEIIMFIVLITREQKEGGIDYVQVIKAAILGSVLATMLLCLGLCFFAGGLRREETGFSDAVSEAGSGLLLTAGFGLAIPTVFHHSLINSGKLPEEELISKTIEISRSMAVLLLIAYLIYVFFQAHTHHGIYDAIFVADEARDEDRHNPKYSHHSNRLTLTECCLALAVSIALVTVIAITLVDQIHNLVTERHVSDAFVGLILVPLVEKAAEHLTAVDEAYDNQMNFALSHVLGATLQTVMFNAPLVVIVGWGLGKPMGLNFEVFDLAVLLLAILTVGNFLRDQKSNYLEGALCVIVYVGIAVAALYYPNPHHGSSEGVGHH
- a CDS encoding hypothetical protein (EggNog:ENOG503P2HY); protein product: MELPHGVLDKQPLSGSGCCHPPQHVPPGALKPSVGAAFCVLLDSNGQTSNVDVECKDMRHIQCLTSWSIAFYMTSTYTLSSKRDALKALVPSPRRVPVCHAGARLWRHAGLGFHLLDPSLHCCICVDGWPSPLAASNMRSASETGHSGSDLSIFPRPGSTISASPLSSSPRPLVRSLAVVHLVTPSFAPSSVFCCYHSSHSASLTILRLGIVINKREQASHATLCWSRFFAIIACRDWAEQALGICKSCRRLAAIRPHSSHDTDSRLNVVKPALPSPNSIFSSCCNLGHNPPKRASPLCLPFSQTRTTWFCPSLSTQERSPRIDYNYNNNNNNNNTSPNTKSSRKGVIRMDPDCAICHAPASHACECEAKGLEVAVRQAEARMMQSIYNDIRSWVRAHAQDYILEYFRLLTERRKATHAQHLERITAHAYHYYHAPPHPNEIAAAQQALKRGIDEDWQASVQRYPEVLEYFYSLVELTLPDDNEPAVKDPPLSALQGSRKAARRNTGPGTAVSGPSLAAPPPHLHEREPLPLPRGRTPPPLEPLRERRTPAPPGGGRRQSYRGPPPGPPPPPASAYFPPQYGPM
- the NCL1 gene encoding tRNA (cytosine-5-)-methyltransferase ncl1 (EggNog:ENOG503NX4H; COG:J; BUSCO:EOG09264FXB), which gives rise to MGRGNRGKRGGGRGGRGGRGGSRGGGRDGHRPYQTYPEVVKENKKLETYYNTLLKDLPEDEQTAFWAAYRRELPNSFRFAGSKGHALAVKRLLQTRYIPEITSITHDGVIVEAPKVVPWYPDDLAWMMTTPKNVVRKFPPFAKFQRFLVSETSVGNISRQEVVSMIPPLLMDLKPGMTVLDLCAAPGSKAAQLLEMIHRGEESRIRQVISGFSGDANGAVKSEDKQEDEAARLEADPSDDGRATGMLIANDADYKRSHMLIHQLKRLSSPNMIVTNHDATMYPALRIPNPENPTKPNYLKFDRILADVPCSGDGTLRKNVNLWKDWTPGSALGLHLTQVRILVRALQMLKPGGRVVYSTCSMNPVENESVVAAAIERCGGPDKIEILDCSNELPGLQRKPGMRKWQIMDKSERLWNTWQEVEEYTKSTEDGVTPSRLVESMFPPAEGSDCADLPLDRCMRVYPHQQDTGGFFITALHKKAEFKAKPEENRKQPPVARTNGQSSGATKRPLEEEDEEKDDSSVKKLKVEEETVQDEITPVEELSAPVPEPVPGVAAEVVAAEELKEAEPEVTKTEEAPEDEVKAEEQPSESTTPAVATPATTTEAVPDRKVRQGMGPYEEPFKYLSPDHEVIKDVTKFYKISDRFPTDRYMVRNAMGEPAKAIYYTSALVRDILSLNEGRQVKFVHGGVKMFVKQDAPSAEVCRWRIQSEGMPILHGYIGEERVVVLKKKETLKKLLIEMFPKIAGDEYKKLEEIGERVRDIGLGCCVLRVEPEDPTDEDFNEHMALPLWKSFHSLNLMLPKEDRSAMLLRIYNDTTPIINMGIKKQLPEEDLKEKKGEVVDEEMKDAEEVKQEGEEGEEVKAEDVEVPDAPAAKEVKEEVKEATA